A stretch of Myxocyprinus asiaticus isolate MX2 ecotype Aquarium Trade chromosome 42, UBuf_Myxa_2, whole genome shotgun sequence DNA encodes these proteins:
- the LOC127433125 gene encoding WSC domain-containing protein 1-like, with amino-acid sequence MAKPFYRLQHFLRQAQLFLLFLGVAYIMAGSVLLLQRSSMVTFQRETDTIALPSLLAPPQTLEVPGARWFYRRNGARVIQDVENRPLDPSGSRMDQSRLVSRSLEIRHLRRHWFHSNGAEQQSSAERNRLHKEARHKGTYIGCFINNETEHALGGTILYDFRKMTSALCQDTCSESGFHYAGLEYGAECHCGNRVCARRARGEDCNLECRGEKGSPCGGVGRLSVYRVEDRLPGQKRYRTVHYHGCFKRSKSSTTEFLIQTSVTTHTPLHCIETCTDQELPLALLTGRDCFCSHAPFLFTMQMSEQEHVCGRGNQTNRTSTHDLDYFWVYSTPVLDKKCKERTFLPQKSSTLVALSSFPGAGNTWLRHLIELATGFYTGSYYFDGSLYNKGFKGEKDYWQSGRVICVKTHESGQREIETFDSAILLMRNPYRSLMAEFNRKCAGHLGYASDIHWKSKEWSEFVDSYSSWWVSHALAWLRFAHRLLVVHFENLQKDLVPQLKTITAFLNISIPEERLVCMESNRDGHFKRSGSHGLSFDPFTPEMRASIDEHIHTVDKALKDRNLSGLPQDYMPR; translated from the exons ATGGCCAAACCGTTCTACAGACTACAGCACTTCTTAAGGCAGGCTCAGTTGTTCCTTCTCTTCCTGGGCGTGGCTTATATCATGGCAGGAAGTGTGTTACTGCTTCAGCGATCCAGTATGGTAACATTTCAGAGAGAAACAGATACGATCGCACTCCCCTCCCTACTGGCACCACCTCAAACCCTGGAGGTACCTGGTGCAAGATGGTTCTACAGGAGGAATGGTGCCAGAGTAATTCAGGATGTGGAGAACCGACCTCTTGATCCATCAGGCAGCAGAATGGACCAGAGCCGCCTCGTATCTCGTAGCCTGGAGATCAGACATCTGAGACGCCATTGGTTCCACAGCAATGGAGCTGAACAGCAAAGCTCAGCTGAACGCAATCGATTACATAAGGAAGCCAGACATAAAG GGACCTATATTGGGTGTTTCATAAACAACGAAACAGAGCATGCACTTGGTGGGACCATCCTTTACGACTTCCGTAAAATGACCAGCGCTTTGTGTCAGGACACCTGCTCAGAGAG TGGGTTTCATTATGCTGGGCTGGAATATGGAGCGGAGTGCCATTGTGGTAATCGTGTTTGTGCCCGTCGGGCTCGGGGAGAGGACTGCAATCTGGAGTGCAGGGGGGAGAAGGGCTCCCCCTGCGGAGGTGTGGgccgtctgtctgtctacagagTTGAGGATCGGCTTCCAGGACAGAAGAGAT ACAGAACGGTCCACTACCACGGCTGTTTCAAGAGGTCAAAGAGCTCTACCACTGAATTCCTGATTCAGACCTCTGTGACGACACATACGCCTCTACATTGTATAGAGACCTGCACAGATCAG GAGCTGCCGTTGGCTTTATTGACAGGGCGGGACTGTTTTTGCAGCCACGCCCCCTTTCTCTTCACAATGCAGATGAGTGAGCAGGAACACGTGTGTGGGAGGGGCAACCAAACAAATCGCACGTCCACTCATGACCTTGACTACTTTTGGGTCTACAGCACACCTGTGCTAG ATAAAAAATGCAAAGAACGGACATTTCTGCCCCAGAAATCTAGCACCCTTGTAGCCCTCTCTAGCTTTCCAGGGGCAGGAAACACCTGGTTACGTCATTTGATTGAGCTGGCCACTGGATTCTACACTGGCAGTTATTACTTTGACGGTTCTTTATACAACAAAG GTTTTAAAGGAGAGAAGGATTACTGGCAGAGTGGGAGAGTCATCTGCGTCAAGACTCATGAGAGCGGCCAGCGAGAGATTGAAACGTTCGACTCTGCCATTCTGCTAATGCGAAACCCCTATCGCTCTCTGATGGCAGAGTTCAACCGCAAGTGTGCCGGACACCTGGGCTATGCGTCGGACATTCACTGGAAAAGCAAAG AATGGTCGGAGTTTGTGGATAGTTATTCCTCCTGGTGGGTGTCTCATGCTCTGGCCTGGCTGCGATTTGCCCATCGCCTGCTTGTGGTACATTTTGAGAATCTTCAAAAAGATCTTGTCCCTCAGTTAAAGACTATTACCGCTTTCCTGAACATCAGCATTCCAGAGGAAAGACTTGTATGTATGGAAAGCAACAGAGATGGGCATTTTAAACGCTCTGGATCTCATGGTCTATCCTTTGATCCCTTCACCCCTGAGATGAGAGCTAGTATAGATGAGCACATCCACACAGTAGATAAAGCCCTCAAAGACAGAAACCTCAGCGGCCTACCACAGGACTACATGCCCAGATGA